Part of the Bacteriovorax sp. Seq25_V genome, GCAGCTAAAAAAGCTCCAGCTAAGAAAGCTACAAAAAAAGTAGCAGCTAAAAAAGCTCCAGCTAAAAAAGCTACTGCTAAGAAAGCAACTGCTAAAAAAGCAACTGTTGCTAAGAAGAAATAATTAATCTTCAAAATTGGCCTTCGTAAGAGGGCCTTTTTTTTTGCCTTTTTTCATAAATTACCGATTTTTCAACTCTTTTCACCCTGTAAACTTTCTTGTTCCTTGCCAAATTCACAGAATTTCTGCTAAAAGCATCTTCTATTAAACATAGAAACTACTTGTCGCCAGAATTTATAACTGAACCGATGGGTGGAAAGCGCAAATTCGCCTCTCCATTTTGAGATTTTGTCCTCTGTTCTGGCCTGTATTTGGAAAATTTATGAGTGAAACGACACCAACTGGTCTAGGGATTAGTAAATTAGACATGAAAAAAGAGGTTTTTATTGATTCAACTACTGGAGAATCAATAATTAAGCTTGGCGATTTAACGTTTCCTCCACGAAAAGTCTGGATCAAGACCTTTGGTTGCCAGATGAATTACCATGATACAGAGAGAATTCTATCTCACTTGAAGAATTTGAACTTTACTCATACTGAAGAATTAGAAGAATCAGATTTAGTTTTATTTAACACATGCGCGGTAAGGGAACTTGCTAATAATAAATTCTACTCACAACTTGGTGAGATGAAGCACCTTAAGAAGAAAAAAGGTGGGGATCTTGTTGTTGGAGTTGGTGGATGTGTCGCCCAAACGGAAGGTAAGGATCTTGTAAAAAAATACTCTCACCTTAACTTTGCCTTCGGCCCAGATACAATTGACTCGATCGCTGATATGGTTTTTAGAACATATGCAGGGGATGATAAGTTTGCAGTTAATACTTGGGATCGCAGTAGTGACTTTTCAATTGAGACTAAGATCACTCATGGTTCACCTCAGGCTTTCGTCAATATTATTAAAGGGTGCGATAAATATTGCACATACTGTATCGTTCCATATACTCGTGGAAGAGAGAGATCTCGTAAGCTTGATGAGATTGTTCAAGACGTAAGAAGGCTAGTTCAGTACCAAGGTGTTCAAGAAGTAATGTTACTTGGACAAAACGTAAACTCTTTTGGGAAAGAAAATGGGGAAAGAATCTCTGATTTAATTATGGCCCTTGATGAGATCGAGGGATTAGAGCTTCTAAGATATACAACTTCACATCCATATGACGTTTCGGATGATCTTATTGAAGTTCATGGGAAAGCAAAGAAATTATCAAAACACTTGCACCTGCCGGTTCAGTCGGGTTCAGATACTGTCCTTCAAAGAATGAATCGTGAATATACAAAAGAGCACTACTTAGGGCTTCTAGAAAAACTAAGAGCTGCTCAACCTGAAATCGTGATCTCTACAGATATCATCACAGGTTTTGTAAATGAAACAGATGAAGAGCATGAAGAGACAATGGATCTTCTAAGAAGAGCAAAATTTGATTTCATTTACTCGTATGCATACTCACAAAGAAATAAAACTCGTGCCGCTAAGATGGATGACTTCTTAACAAACGAGATTAGAAAGCAAAGACTTCACCAGGTTCAGGCCCTTCAACTTGAAATTCAAGCTGAAGAGAGGAAAAAAATGGTGGGACAAGAGTATGTGGTACTCGTTGAAGGCTTCGGTCATATGAAAGGTGAAAAGAAGTGGAAGGGACGTTCAAATTGTAATCGTATTATCCACTTTAAAGCTCCAGATGATGAAGTGAACTTAAAATGGAATTGGGTTAAGCTAAAAGTTACTGAAGCAACAGCTCTTTCATGTCAGGGTGAGCTCTTAGAAGTTCAAGGACGTCGACCGACTTCTTCTAAAATCCAATAATTTATATAACTTAGTTAAATAAACTTCATTCAAATGGCGGCAAAATCAACCGCCATGAGAATTTCTTCTTTTAAAAAAGTATACAATTATCAATAGGAGCGTTTATGAAACGAATTTTGATATTATTACTTTTTTCTTATAAGGCCTTCGCAGTTTCGGAGCTGGACTTTGATTTTAGCTATAGTAAGAATAAATATGGTTCAAACAGACAAAATTATAATATGTCTCGAACGTACGCAGGCTCAATTGCCTTCTATTTCTTTAATCTCACTGCAATTGAATTAAATTACTCTGAATCAAATGATAAGACAGTGGTAAATCATGATACTTCAAAGGCAACGAATCTTGCTATTGAAACAGAGACTTCGGTGTTAAAGACATCAACGTATGGAGTAGGGCTCAGGCAGGCACTGGCGCATAAGAATTCCTTCCTCATTCCGACTCTAAGTCTTGGATGGGCGAGACAGTCATTTACAGATAGTGCAAGTGCAACCATCATCGATAAGAGTGATAGTAGTAGAACCGTCTACGAAACCGGTGAGTCCGTTATCACATACGATTCTGTCTTTGCTTCTTTTGGCCTGAAAATAAGATTGACGAAGACTTTCTATATCAAGGGAGCAGTGAAGACTGCCTTCAGGGCCTTTGAATGGAATCAGGCAAAAGATCAGTTAAACTATACAGCTGGAATTTCGTGGATATTTTAAAGGGTCTAATTTTAGTTTTAACGTGCTCTACCCTCGTATCCTGTGCAAAGGTGTCTTATCTGACAGAACAGGGAATAGGGCAGTTTAAAATCCTCTACGATGCTAAAGACAATCAAGAAATTCTTAAAGATCCTACTATCAAGCAAGAGCATAAAGATAAAATTCTCTTGATTGAGAATTACAAATCATATTTCTACGAGTATTGGGGGAGAGATTCTTCAAAAATTTATTCAGAAACAACAATTCTTGATAGAGATGCCGTCACATACTTAGTAATTGCATCGCCAAAGGATAAGGTCAAGGCCATCGAAGAGTGTTTTATACTCGCAGGTTGCTTCCCATACCTGGGTTTTTTTAAGAAATCCTCTGCTATTTCCTATGCAAAGGAGATGGAACAGAAGGGTAACGAGACCTATATGAGAAAGGTTTTAGCCTACTCAACTCTTGGACGATTCAACGACCCAATTCTTTCAACATTCTTTCTCTACGACAAATTTGAACTTGCTGAAACTGTTTTTCACGAGCTCTTTCATACTATCTTGTTTATCAAGGATGAAGTTGATCTTAATGAAAACTTGGCAAACTTTTTTGGCAAAAAGATGCTTGAGATCTATTTTTCGAGTGAGAAAGATGGCAAGGATAGTCGAAAACTTAAAAAATATTTTGAACAAGAGAAAGCTTACCGGGAACTGTCATCGTTTATTTCTGATTTTGGAAAGCAATATGAGTCGCAACTTGAAAAAAATTGGAGTGACGATGGGAAAAAGTCCTTTCTTGATACTAAATTCATTCCTGGGATTAAGGATAAGTGTGTCGAGTTAAAGTTACAAGATCACTGTTGGCCGCTGAGAGTAACATGGAATAACGCAACTTTTGCTGCATTTAAAACTTATGAAAAAGGGCAAGATCAGATTGCTGAACTATTAAATTCCCACGATGGAAGCTTGAAGGAGCTTTTTAGTTATATCGAAAAGAAATACCAAGATTATAAAGAGACCGAAAAAGAAATAAGTTTTGAAAAATACCTCTTACAATAGATAAAAGCTTTGTTATGATAATAAAATATCGGAGCTTTTATGAAACATATCTACTTTATAGATCCCCTTGAGAAATTAAATACAAAAAAAGATTCAACCATGCTGATGGGTCTAACTTCAAAAGACATAGGACATGAAAGTTATTTTCTATTTGAGAAAGATTTCTTTATCCAAAATACAAGCGAAATGATTTTTGATTGCTATGAATTCTCTGGTGAGATTAAAGAAGATTTCTACGTTGCTAACCTTCAGTTAGGAGAAAAGAAACAAGTCAAGCTCGATGGAAATTGCACACTCCACATGAGAATTGACCCTCCATATGATTCACGCTACCAACGCTACCTTTGGATGTTGAATTTTTTAAGTGAGAAGGGTGTGAATGTTGCCAATAATCCAATTGGGATTATGAAGCATAACGAAAAACTTGAGGCCTACAAAATTGAAGGTGGTTTTGAAAGCTATGTCGGGGCCTCTCTATCTGGAGCAATAAAGTTCGTTCAAGCATTAAAAACAGATGGTGTTGAGTACTTGATTTTAAAACCACTTGATCTTTTTCAAGGTATTGGTGTCGAAAAAATCCATGTCGATCAACTAGAAGAGCGTTTTCCAAAAAAAGCAAAAGAATATCATGGACCAGTTGTTATTCAGGCCTTTGAGGCAAAAGTGGCAAAAGGTGAAATTAGATCAATCTTTTATAAGGCCAAAGAGCTTGGAACAATTTTAAAAGTTCCCAAGGATGGAGAGTTCCTTGCAAATATTGCACAGGGGGCAAGTTTTCATCAAGTGGAATTAAGCTCAAAACTAGTTCAAGAATGTGAGACTGTATGCAAAAATCTAATGAAGGATGGAGTTGATCTTGTTGCTTTTGATATTTTGGGTGACAAAATTTCTGAAGTAAATGTGACTTGCCCTGGATTATTAGTTGAAGTGTCCCATGCAGTTGGGGAGAACTTGGCAAAGAAGCTTTTTTAAATTCTTTGCCTTTTACTTTTAGTATCTCGGTGCTGAGGCCGGAAAGTTCTTTGTATAGTCTGTCGCAAATTGGATATCAAATTTTACACAACGACTAAACCAAACAGCATCCATTGGACAATATGTTTGTCCATAGTAATCTGTCTCTGAGCCACCACCTTCTTTATGGTATGTACAAGAGTAATCCCATTGAACACCAAGAACATCGATAACAAGTGGTTGTCCCGAAGATTGAACTGTAAATTCTTTAACTTTTGAAACAGTATTAATTCCAATCTCTGAAAATCTTTGTGTGTAAATACAACTACCAGTTTGCTTTCTTACGCAAACATCAACAGATAATTTCGTATAAGCAGAAGGGTAGGTATCACACCAGTTCCCGTGAGCATCTTTTGTCTCG contains:
- the miaB gene encoding tRNA (N6-isopentenyl adenosine(37)-C2)-methylthiotransferase MiaB, with translation MSETTPTGLGISKLDMKKEVFIDSTTGESIIKLGDLTFPPRKVWIKTFGCQMNYHDTERILSHLKNLNFTHTEELEESDLVLFNTCAVRELANNKFYSQLGEMKHLKKKKGGDLVVGVGGCVAQTEGKDLVKKYSHLNFAFGPDTIDSIADMVFRTYAGDDKFAVNTWDRSSDFSIETKITHGSPQAFVNIIKGCDKYCTYCIVPYTRGRERSRKLDEIVQDVRRLVQYQGVQEVMLLGQNVNSFGKENGERISDLIMALDEIEGLELLRYTTSHPYDVSDDLIEVHGKAKKLSKHLHLPVQSGSDTVLQRMNREYTKEHYLGLLEKLRAAQPEIVISTDIITGFVNETDEEHEETMDLLRRAKFDFIYSYAYSQRNKTRAAKMDDFLTNEIRKQRLHQVQALQLEIQAEERKKMVGQEYVVLVEGFGHMKGEKKWKGRSNCNRIIHFKAPDDEVNLKWNWVKLKVTEATALSCQGELLEVQGRRPTSSKIQ
- a CDS encoding aminopeptidase; amino-acid sequence: MSYLTEQGIGQFKILYDAKDNQEILKDPTIKQEHKDKILLIENYKSYFYEYWGRDSSKIYSETTILDRDAVTYLVIASPKDKVKAIEECFILAGCFPYLGFFKKSSAISYAKEMEQKGNETYMRKVLAYSTLGRFNDPILSTFFLYDKFELAETVFHELFHTILFIKDEVDLNENLANFFGKKMLEIYFSSEKDGKDSRKLKKYFEQEKAYRELSSFISDFGKQYESQLEKNWSDDGKKSFLDTKFIPGIKDKCVELKLQDHCWPLRVTWNNATFAAFKTYEKGQDQIAELLNSHDGSLKELFSYIEKKYQDYKETEKEISFEKYLLQ
- a CDS encoding glutathione synthetase/glutathione synthetase; the protein is MKHIYFIDPLEKLNTKKDSTMLMGLTSKDIGHESYFLFEKDFFIQNTSEMIFDCYEFSGEIKEDFYVANLQLGEKKQVKLDGNCTLHMRIDPPYDSRYQRYLWMLNFLSEKGVNVANNPIGIMKHNEKLEAYKIEGGFESYVGASLSGAIKFVQALKTDGVEYLILKPLDLFQGIGVEKIHVDQLEERFPKKAKEYHGPVVIQAFEAKVAKGEIRSIFYKAKELGTILKVPKDGEFLANIAQGASFHQVELSSKLVQECETVCKNLMKDGVDLVAFDILGDKISEVNVTCPGLLVEVSHAVGENLAKKLF